AGGGCTGATGGTGGGCGATAGTCTCGAGAAAGCAACCGGGTGATACGGGGTTCCAAGCCAAGTGATTGATCGAGACCTTGTATATTGCTGGGAAACCGGGAAATCCAATTTCTGTCCTTTTGTTGTCTCCATCAGCACAGACGATAAAGTCGGAGCACTCCCAAAGGCGGCCGCTGCCGGATGTCCCGCTGAAGTCGCAAGCTCCGCGCGAAGTCCTCGATGTGGTCGAGCACCAACGCGTGCAACGGTCCCTTGTTCCTGTCCCGCGCCCCTGCCCGTAAGGAAAGGGCAGGGACCGTGCGACGGCGTTCTCCTTACGCACGGCCCGGTAGGGCAGGGACTCGGACCAGCCCGCGCTTTCTTCCCTCACTCATAATATACGAGCGAGGGCCCGATTTTGTTCCCTAGGAAGCCTCAGCGCACGTCGATATAAGGCTGGTTGAGCCGCTCCGCCGTCCAGCCACTTCGCGTCTGGGCGGTTGCGCCCGGCCAACATCCGCCGGGCGCTCGTTTAACGGCATGTCCAGAACACAGGCACGGCATTGCCCCCTTTTCTTGGCCGAGCTTTTGGCCATGACCAGGCTGACAGCTAGGATGGCGGCAAAATGCCGGCCGGGTCAATCTTCCCAGCCGACGCGGCGTCCGCCCTTGAGCCGGGCGCGGCGGTGCTTGGCTTCCAGCATGCGCTCCTTGGAGGCGCGGCTGCGCTTGCGGTTCCTGCGGCGCTGGAGCTCGGCTTCGTGGATGCGCCGCGCGCGCGCCGCCTCTTCGCGCTGCGCGAGCTTGCGGGCCAGGCGCGAGCGCGCGAGCGCTCGGTTCTGGGCCTGGGAGCGCTCGTCCGTCACCCGCACCGATATCCCGGTGGGGATGTGGGTCAGCAGGACCCCGGTCTCCACCTTGTTGACGTTCTGCCCGCCCGGGCCCGAGGCGCGCAGGAAGGCCTCGCGCAGTTCGGCTTCGCGCAGGGGCGGGTCGGTCATGGACGAGAGTCTACC
Above is a window of Elusimicrobiota bacterium DNA encoding:
- a CDS encoding peptide chain release factor-like protein — protein: MTDPPLREAELREAFLRASGPGGQNVNKVETGVLLTHIPTGISVRVTDERSQAQNRALARSRLARKLAQREEAARARRIHEAELQRRRNRKRSRASKERMLEAKHRRARLKGGRRVGWED